The DNA region TGGATGAAAGATGCGTCGGGGGCAAGCCCCCCGCTGCCCCCGACGTATCTTTCTTACATATACCACCGATAAATGTGCGAACTTTTTACCTGTAAAGGTAAACAAGGCCCAAAAATCGATTAATCAGTAATTTTGCAATTGGCTCCTCAGTTTTGGGTATACTTCACGGTGGCCCCCAAATGGGGTCACCAGGTGTGCGGGAGGGGTCGGCTGGCTGTGGGGCTTGAGGGGAAGGTTGTTCTGGCGGCGCTTGTTGTCCATCTTGAGTTTGTTTTTTGTCAGGCTCGCAAAAAAGATCGCCAGTTGCAGAAAGGGCGGTGACAGTCGCTCCTTGCTGGATCCCTCCAATCACTCCAAAAACCTTCCCATTTTTGCAGGTTAGAATGACGGTATAAGGGGTTTGAGACCAGACGTTATTTCCCGAGTAAGAGTCTTGCCAAGTCGACTGTTGTTGGGGAGCAATGGTGAGCTTTCCCTTGCTATTTCCATCAGCAGAAAGGACCTCTGCGTGAAGAAGGTAAGGACTGTCATTCATGATCCGGACAGAAGCTGCCGAAAGGGTGCTTAACGCAACCAGGAAGAGAATGGTTATAAAGACATTTCGAGTGTTGTATCTGTAAAGCTTTTTGGAGAAATTGCGCTCAGATTTTTGCAAGAATTTGTTCTTCCAAAATCGACACCATTGTCCATGAGACAAGGGGAGATTTTGGAAGGGCAAAGAATGGTGAAAAAATGAAGCTAATTTCCCAAAAAAATTTATAGATATAACACTATTCCACATGAGCCCATTTAAAGTCGATGTTGCCCATTGTTGTCAATACCACATCCTTTAAATGGTCATCTTGAACATAAAGCATCGTAAAGTAAAAGATCGGAATAACAGGCATTTCATCCATGATGATCGCTTCACTTTTTCGAAGAAACTCTTTTCTCGCTTCTATATCGGTATAGTCAAGAGAAGCTTCTAAAAGTTCATAGTAGCGAAGGCTTTCCCAGTTTGTGTTATTGGTGCCACAATGCTTTGTCTTAAAAACTTCAAGGAAGTTAATGGGGTCATTGAAGTCGGCAAGCCAATCGCTTAGAGCAAGGGTATAGTCTTTCTTGGAGATCCGGTCGAAGAACACTTTATGTTCTGCAGGCTCTAGCTTTACTTCAATCCCAAAGGCCTCGCGCCACTGACTTTGAATTGCTTGAGCAAGGATACGACTTCTTTGTGAAGAGGCAAAGGTAAGAGTAATCTGGGGAAACCTTCTCGATGGGATACCCATTTCATTAAGGGCTTCATTAAAGAGTTTTTGAGCTGTTTCAACATCTCCATCTTCAAAATAAGGGGTTTGCTGTAGTCCCATGGAAGAGGGGACGATTCCTGTAGCGGGAAGCTGTTTTCCTTGAGTAACATGTTCCACGATAGATTTCCTGTTGATGGCTAAGGCAAGAGCTTTTCTAAGTTTATTTGATTCAAAAGGAGCTTTTTCAATATTAATCCGGATCCACTTCGTCGCCAATACTGGAGTACTATGTAATTTGTTTATGGATTTCAGTGTTTCAAGGGCGTCAACTGGGATTCTAGAAAAAGGAGAACCTTCCCAGCTGAGATCATTGGAGTCAAAAATATTGAAGTCGGAACCTTCGTTCATCATGACCATTTTTAGCCCCGACAAAGAAACGGACCTTTGATCCCAGTAGCCATTATTTTTCTTTGCTTCTATGGCATTATGGTGCTTCCAGTCCTGTAAAAGGAAAGGGCCATTTCCAACGTAGGTAATTTCTTTTTCAGCCCAGTGTGAGTTGGCTCGATCGACATGGCTATTAACGGGGAAGTAAATCGGGTTTGCGGTCAGTTCTAAAAAATAAGGGGTGGGGTGATTAAGGGTAACGACAAGGGTCTTTTCGTCACGTACTTCGATTCCTACTAGGCTTAAAGGAAGATTTCCAAGCTTAGCCTCTTTAGCGTTTTTAATCACATAGAGCATATTGGCATTGGGGGCATTGAAGCTGGGGGTCAGGCTTTTTTTCCAGGCGTAGGCGAAGTCTTGGGCAGTCACTTTATCCCCATTGGACCACTTGCAATCCCTTAAGGTAAATGTGTAGGTTTTTTTATCTGCAGACACATCTACTTTTTTTGCAAGGGCAAGGGAAGGATTTCCCATTTTGTCAATACGGGTCAAACCGTCCATGAACATTCTAATCAAGTTGATGTCGGTTAATGCGCGCGCTTTTCTTGGGTCTAAGGTTTGGGGTTCACTTTTGATGTTGATCGTGATTTGTTGGCGGTTATCTTGGCTCGATGGGCTGGCTCCCCGTTTACACCCTGTAAGGGCAAAGACTAGAAGAGGAATAAGTAGCAATCTCATAAATCACCTGACGCGTTATGTGGTTTAATGTTAAACTTAATATTATAGATGATTTTTTGCACGAGATTTTTTTCCTATGAAAAACCGACTATGGTTCGTCGATTTCTCGATTAAATTCCTTTAAAAGGCGTTTGATATTTGCCTCGGTTTCCCGCATCTCTGGCTTTTCGCTTGGTTTCTTTTGTTTTTTCACCATGAGTGAAACAAAACCGTTGATCGAGAGGGTTTTCACCCCTAGATAAGAGGCTTTTTTTGCAAGAGGTTTGTCGGAAGTGACTAAAGTGGTGTCTTTTGCATCCCACTCCAAAAGCTCTAGGATGTATGCATCGGCAGAAAGATTTTTAGGAGAGAAGCTTACTTCGATATTTTTGAGCTTCCGTTTTGTCGCAAATACTCCTGCATTTTGCTCATGACTATCAAAAACGAGCAAAATGTTTAGGTTACGTGCTTCTTCATCGAGAAAAGCAATAAAGGATTCCCGTTTTTTCTCCAAAGGGAGGACATCTTCTTCAAGTTTAAAAAAGAAATTATAGCCATCGATAATGTAACGCATTAGGTTCTGCTCTCGAAATTTATCGCCAGGTCTTCAGGGATCTTTCCAGAAATTTGAAATTTTTTTGCCTCAAAAATAGTGCCTGACTATTTACATTCGGCAAAAAAATTTCAAATTTCAAGAAAACTTCCTCTGAAGCCCTTGGCCCT from Candidatus Neptunochlamydia vexilliferae includes:
- a CDS encoding peptide ABC transporter substrate-binding protein, whose product is MRLLLIPLLVFALTGCKRGASPSSQDNRQQITINIKSEPQTLDPRKARALTDINLIRMFMDGLTRIDKMGNPSLALAKKVDVSADKKTYTFTLRDCKWSNGDKVTAQDFAYAWKKSLTPSFNAPNANMLYVIKNAKEAKLGNLPLSLVGIEVRDEKTLVVTLNHPTPYFLELTANPIYFPVNSHVDRANSHWAEKEITYVGNGPFLLQDWKHHNAIEAKKNNGYWDQRSVSLSGLKMVMMNEGSDFNIFDSNDLSWEGSPFSRIPVDALETLKSINKLHSTPVLATKWIRINIEKAPFESNKLRKALALAINRKSIVEHVTQGKQLPATGIVPSSMGLQQTPYFEDGDVETAQKLFNEALNEMGIPSRRFPQITLTFASSQRSRILAQAIQSQWREAFGIEVKLEPAEHKVFFDRISKKDYTLALSDWLADFNDPINFLEVFKTKHCGTNNTNWESLRYYELLEASLDYTDIEARKEFLRKSEAIIMDEMPVIPIFYFTMLYVQDDHLKDVVLTTMGNIDFKWAHVE
- a CDS encoding NYN domain-containing protein; the encoded protein is MRYIIDGYNFFFKLEEDVLPLEKKRESFIAFLDEEARNLNILLVFDSHEQNAGVFATKRKLKNIEVSFSPKNLSADAYILELLEWDAKDTTLVTSDKPLAKKASYLGVKTLSINGFVSLMVKKQKKPSEKPEMRETEANIKRLLKEFNREIDEP